One Pseudomonas abieticivorans genomic region harbors:
- a CDS encoding TetR/AcrR family transcriptional regulator, which produces MTNQTKTTPPRGPSDHSVRDQVVEAATQHFGHYGYEKTTVSDLAKAIGFSKAYIYKFFDSKQAIGEVICANRLAMIMAIVESAIADAPTASEKLRRLFRALVEAGSDLFFHDRKLYDIAAVAGRDQWPSAMAHDERLQVLVREIVLEGRQSGEFERKTPLDDAVQAIHLVLRPYISPVQLQYNLDIVTTAPVHLSALILRSLAP; this is translated from the coding sequence ATGACTAACCAAACGAAGACGACTCCGCCGCGTGGGCCATCGGACCACAGCGTTCGTGACCAAGTCGTGGAAGCGGCCACGCAGCACTTCGGTCACTACGGGTACGAGAAGACCACGGTCTCCGATCTGGCCAAGGCCATTGGCTTCTCCAAAGCCTACATCTACAAATTCTTTGACTCCAAACAGGCTATCGGTGAAGTGATTTGCGCCAACCGGCTGGCGATGATCATGGCCATCGTGGAGTCGGCTATTGCGGATGCACCCACCGCCTCCGAGAAGCTGCGGCGCCTGTTTCGCGCGCTGGTAGAGGCCGGCAGCGACCTGTTTTTTCACGACCGCAAGCTCTATGACATCGCCGCTGTAGCAGGACGAGACCAGTGGCCCTCTGCGATGGCACACGACGAGCGCCTGCAAGTACTGGTCAGGGAAATTGTTCTCGAAGGGCGGCAGTCGGGCGAATTCGAGCGAAAGACCCCACTGGATGATGCCGTTCAGGCGATTCATCTGGTCCTGCGGCCGTATATCAGCCCGGTGCAGTTGCAGTACAACCTGGACATTGTCACCACGGCCCCCGTGCACCTCTCAGCGCTGATACTGCGAAGCCTGGCGCCTTGA